In Pyramidobacter piscolens W5455, a genomic segment contains:
- a CDS encoding radical SAM protein, translating to MTADELTRLSLKARAAVERAWNTARSHFPPQLICDRPGSTLAVSLTGAKCALNCAHCGGHYLEGMTPIEKIEAALATGRYTSCLLSGGCTPAGKVEVARQEELVMRLKSRGLKINVHAGLISQAEIDVLAPLADRISFDMVTDNRTIRDVFGLTRTGDDYIDTYRRLRAAGARVVPHICVGLWGGQVRGEYDALRVLAELGADALVFIVLIPTPGTAFADRQPPPLEDVANVFARARELFPRQSINLGCMRPAGRYRAELDTLAVASGLNRLVNPTPPALRLARSLGLKLIDRKECCVL from the coding sequence ATGACCGCCGACGAATTGACAAGACTTTCGCTAAAAGCAAGGGCCGCGGTCGAGCGCGCTTGGAACACGGCCCGCTCGCATTTTCCGCCGCAGCTGATCTGCGATCGTCCCGGCTCCACGCTCGCCGTTTCGCTTACAGGCGCGAAGTGCGCTCTCAACTGCGCTCACTGCGGTGGGCACTACCTCGAGGGGATGACTCCAATTGAAAAAATTGAAGCGGCTCTCGCGACGGGGCGCTATACCAGCTGTCTCCTTTCGGGCGGATGCACGCCGGCCGGCAAGGTTGAAGTCGCCCGCCAGGAAGAACTCGTAATGCGGCTTAAGAGCCGCGGGCTGAAAATCAACGTGCACGCCGGCCTCATCAGCCAGGCCGAGATCGACGTTTTAGCGCCGCTCGCCGATCGGATCTCATTCGATATGGTGACTGACAATCGGACTATCCGTGATGTATTTGGTCTGACGCGTACCGGAGATGATTATATTGATACTTATCGCCGGCTGCGCGCCGCTGGAGCCCGGGTCGTCCCTCACATTTGCGTCGGCCTCTGGGGCGGTCAGGTGCGTGGCGAGTACGACGCGCTGCGCGTGCTCGCCGAACTTGGCGCTGACGCGCTGGTCTTTATCGTTCTCATACCGACCCCCGGCACGGCTTTTGCCGACCGCCAGCCGCCTCCGCTTGAGGATGTCGCGAACGTCTTTGCCCGCGCGCGGGAACTGTTCCCGCGCCAATCGATCAATCTTGGATGCATGCGTCCGGCAGGACGCTACAGAGCCGAACTTGACACGCTTGCCGTCGCCAGCGGTCTCAACCGTCTTGTGAACCCCACGCCGCCGGCGCTGCGCCTGGCGCGCTCGCTCGGCCTTAAGCTCATTGACCGGAAGGAGTGCTGCGTATTGTGA
- a CDS encoding radical SAM protein: MLRIVKIRLSIGTAAVLGLARLKSDALPTTAYLMDTGGRCAHNCAFCAQAREAETGEDYLSRVIWPVYDLEDVLSGLITAARRGTVRRACIQVTLNAGSFERTLVILKAVTNAVALPVSVSTNITSASQVDQLMGNEAARVSIALDAATQSLHDQVKGTGYARKVQLLTECARRYPGRITTHFIVGLGESEEDVIAAIQNMHDLNVTVGLFAFTPLRGTRMAKCPPPEAGRYRRVQLANWLIKTKRRRVSDMSFSNGKLTGIDGDMKELLSVLSSGEAFETAGCRDCNRPYYNENPGHGVMYNYPRPLKNSEVIHALKETRLFAQTDLNDLAPATDGETRRCPHEMAIH, from the coding sequence GTGCTGCGTATTGTGAAGATACGTCTGTCAATCGGCACCGCAGCTGTTCTTGGTCTTGCGCGTCTTAAATCCGACGCGCTTCCCACCACAGCGTATCTGATGGATACGGGCGGCAGATGCGCGCATAATTGCGCGTTCTGCGCTCAGGCGCGAGAGGCCGAAACGGGAGAAGATTATCTCTCAAGGGTTATCTGGCCGGTTTATGACTTGGAAGACGTCCTCAGCGGCCTTATCACCGCCGCTCGACGCGGGACTGTTCGCCGTGCGTGCATTCAGGTTACCCTGAACGCCGGTTCCTTTGAGCGCACCCTCGTTATTCTCAAAGCCGTGACGAACGCAGTAGCGCTCCCCGTCAGCGTCTCGACCAATATCACCTCTGCCAGTCAGGTTGATCAGCTGATGGGAAACGAGGCGGCGCGAGTAAGCATTGCGCTTGACGCCGCCACTCAATCCCTTCATGATCAGGTGAAAGGCACGGGCTACGCTCGCAAGGTCCAACTCCTGACCGAATGCGCGAGGCGCTACCCCGGACGAATCACCACGCACTTCATCGTCGGCCTTGGAGAGTCGGAGGAAGACGTGATCGCCGCGATACAAAACATGCACGACCTGAATGTCACCGTGGGGCTTTTCGCCTTCACGCCTCTGCGCGGCACGCGCATGGCGAAGTGCCCGCCCCCTGAGGCCGGCCGCTACCGTCGCGTTCAGCTGGCAAACTGGCTGATCAAAACGAAACGCCGGCGCGTTTCCGACATGTCTTTTTCGAATGGGAAACTCACTGGCATTGACGGAGACATGAAAGAACTGCTATCAGTCCTATCCTCCGGCGAGGCGTTTGAGACGGCGGGATGCCGCGACTGCAACCGTCCTTACTACAACGAAAATCCCGGACACGGCGTGATGTACAACTACCCTCGCCCGCTGAAAAACTCAGAGGTCATCCACGCCTTGAAAGAAACGCGTTTGTTTGCTCAGACAGACCTGAACGATCTGGCCCCCGCCACCGACGGGGAAACAAGGAGGTGCCCTCATGAAATGGCGATTCATTGA
- a CDS encoding aminotransferase class I/II-fold pyridoxal phosphate-dependent enzyme, which yields MEYRIARAVKNQARVSYALGAETPPCEVDCGEGVNVELASPAARRAFATLDFNMCAPYPHANELKEAIAAYWKDYAALGDENIVLTEGSVSGLYLVNRLFLEPNDRVLGGASLFFEYGADVRLHGCFFETVPLKAEENYRFSAARFAAALSPRFKLAAFDNPNNPTGQAISPAELERILAAAREANVCVLVDEAYGDYVPRGRSAVSLFDAYDNLIVARSFSKGFGLAGLRAGYLLLPPGLAAAANNLSNPYAVSSLSRHVAAAALSEPEFLNELRARTAAAKRRLLRPWRRLSFAHTDDSVAICMVVHADPNVDLAREFARRGVLAVSCEGFAGRNAARLRVPVGPRLEKVLTAMERIDAGQ from the coding sequence ATGGAATATCGCATCGCCCGCGCTGTCAAAAATCAGGCCCGCGTCAGCTACGCGCTCGGAGCGGAAACGCCGCCCTGCGAGGTGGACTGCGGCGAAGGCGTTAACGTCGAACTGGCTTCGCCGGCGGCGCGTCGGGCCTTCGCGACGCTCGATTTCAACATGTGCGCGCCGTATCCCCACGCCAACGAACTGAAGGAGGCAATCGCCGCCTATTGGAAGGATTACGCCGCGCTGGGAGACGAAAACATCGTCCTCACCGAAGGCTCCGTCAGCGGTCTGTATCTCGTCAACCGGCTGTTTCTGGAGCCGAACGACCGCGTGCTGGGCGGCGCTTCGCTGTTTTTCGAGTACGGCGCCGACGTGCGTCTGCACGGCTGTTTTTTTGAGACGGTGCCGCTGAAAGCGGAGGAAAATTACCGTTTCAGCGCCGCGCGTTTTGCAGCGGCGCTGTCGCCGCGCTTCAAGCTGGCGGCGTTCGACAATCCCAACAATCCGACGGGGCAGGCGATCTCGCCCGCCGAACTTGAAAGGATCCTCGCCGCGGCGCGGGAGGCGAACGTCTGCGTGCTCGTCGACGAAGCCTACGGCGATTACGTGCCGCGCGGGCGTTCGGCCGTGAGCCTGTTCGACGCGTACGACAATCTGATCGTCGCCCGCTCCTTCTCCAAGGGATTCGGGCTGGCGGGGCTGCGCGCCGGCTACCTGCTCCTGCCTCCCGGGCTGGCCGCGGCGGCGAACAATCTTTCCAATCCCTATGCCGTGTCGTCGCTCTCGCGCCACGTGGCCGCCGCGGCATTGAGCGAGCCGGAATTCCTGAACGAACTGCGCGCCCGCACCGCCGCCGCCAAAAGGCGTTTGCTGCGCCCGTGGCGGCGCCTTTCCTTCGCGCACACGGACGACAGCGTGGCGATCTGCATGGTCGTCCACGCCGACCCGAACGTCGACCTGGCGCGCGAGTTCGCCCGCCGCGGCGTGCTCGCCGTTTCCTGCGAAGGTTTTGCGGGGCGCAACGCGGCGCGCCTGCGCGTGCCCGTCGGGCCTCGCCTCGAAAAAGTTCTGACAGCCATGGAACGGATCGACGCGGGACAATAG
- a CDS encoding ABC transporter ATP-binding protein, giving the protein MSAILEVYNLRKYFETPRGLLHAVDDVSFAIERGKTLGVVGESGCGKSTLGRTVIHLQEPTSGTIVFEGRDISHVDEHQLKNLREDMQMIFQDPFSSLNPRMSVGQLIAEPLLIYKKHGTERELARHVAQLMDTVGLARRLANSYPHELDGGRRQRIGVARALALEPKFIVCDEPVSALDVSIQAQIINLMQDLQEAMNLTYMFITHDMSVVRHVSDDIMVMYLGSMVEFADSEEMFNIRLHPYTQALLAAVPIPVIGAKKERSLLKGEITSPVGLGDECRFAKRCPYVEDHCFRETPKLDELRPHHFVACHRAREINQLSLDERL; this is encoded by the coding sequence ATGTCCGCGATTCTTGAAGTCTACAATCTGAGAAAGTATTTCGAGACGCCCCGCGGTTTGCTGCACGCCGTGGACGACGTGTCCTTTGCAATCGAGCGAGGCAAAACCCTCGGCGTCGTGGGTGAATCGGGCTGCGGCAAATCTACGTTGGGGCGTACCGTGATCCACTTACAGGAACCGACATCTGGCACGATTGTCTTTGAAGGGAGGGATATCAGCCACGTTGATGAACATCAGCTCAAAAACCTGCGCGAAGACATGCAGATGATTTTTCAGGATCCCTTTTCTTCGTTGAATCCGCGTATGTCCGTCGGCCAGCTGATCGCCGAGCCTCTGTTGATCTATAAGAAACACGGAACTGAACGCGAGCTAGCTCGTCACGTCGCTCAACTGATGGATACCGTCGGCCTGGCGCGCCGTCTGGCGAACTCCTATCCCCACGAGCTCGACGGCGGCCGTCGGCAGCGCATTGGAGTGGCCCGCGCCCTGGCGCTGGAGCCGAAGTTCATCGTCTGCGACGAACCCGTGTCGGCACTGGACGTGTCCATTCAGGCGCAGATCATCAACCTGATGCAGGATCTTCAGGAAGCCATGAACCTCACCTATATGTTCATCACCCACGACATGTCGGTTGTCCGCCATGTTTCTGACGATATCATGGTCATGTATCTGGGCAGCATGGTGGAGTTTGCCGATTCGGAAGAAATGTTCAACATTCGTTTGCATCCCTACACGCAGGCCTTGTTGGCCGCCGTCCCCATACCGGTGATCGGAGCGAAGAAGGAGCGTTCGTTGCTGAAAGGCGAGATTACCTCGCCTGTCGGACTCGGTGACGAATGCCGTTTTGCGAAACGCTGTCCTTATGTCGAGGACCACTGCTTTCGGGAAACGCCCAAGCTCGACGAGCTCCGCCCCCACCACTTTGTTGCCTGCCACCGGGCGCGGGAAATCAATCAGCTGAGCTTGGACGAGCGCTTGTAG
- a CDS encoding biotin/lipoate A/B protein ligase family protein translates to MKWRFIDTKIHSGAWNMAIDEAVMTCCAAGRVPPTLRFYRWAPPALTLGYFQKAERDVNFDACAHLGIDVVRRLTGGRAVLHDQELTYSIIMPHEGCPLPDSITDSYRVLSRGLAEGFRILNLPVTMSRPAPRSGKLGSSAACFDALSVWELEADGKKIVGSAQARRFGSVLQHGSVLNDLNPEMLFATMKDEKPQRLERAKATFLEKATSIRHLIGRPLPWNELFDAFKEGFFIALERDLDAHFVEDDLTDDELSLAEDLIENKYATCDWNRRR, encoded by the coding sequence ATGAAATGGCGATTCATTGATACAAAAATCCATTCGGGCGCGTGGAACATGGCGATCGACGAGGCCGTTATGACCTGCTGTGCCGCCGGACGCGTGCCGCCGACTCTCCGTTTTTACCGTTGGGCGCCGCCTGCGCTCACGCTGGGGTATTTTCAAAAGGCCGAACGCGACGTGAACTTCGACGCCTGCGCCCATCTCGGCATCGACGTCGTGCGCCGTCTCACCGGCGGCCGCGCCGTTCTCCACGACCAAGAGTTGACCTACAGCATCATTATGCCTCATGAGGGCTGCCCGCTGCCTGACAGCATCACTGACTCGTATCGCGTGCTCTCCAGAGGACTGGCCGAAGGCTTTCGGATACTCAATTTGCCCGTAACGATGAGTCGTCCGGCGCCGCGAAGCGGTAAACTGGGAAGTTCCGCGGCCTGCTTCGACGCCCTTTCGGTCTGGGAGCTTGAAGCGGACGGCAAAAAAATTGTTGGGAGCGCCCAAGCCCGTCGCTTTGGCTCCGTGCTCCAGCATGGTTCAGTGCTCAACGACCTGAATCCAGAGATGCTTTTTGCAACCATGAAGGACGAAAAACCTCAGAGATTGGAACGGGCCAAGGCGACGTTTCTTGAAAAAGCGACGAGCATACGCCATCTCATTGGCCGCCCGCTTCCGTGGAACGAGCTCTTTGACGCGTTTAAAGAAGGCTTCTTCATCGCGTTGGAGCGCGATCTGGACGCTCATTTCGTGGAAGACGACTTGACTGACGACGAGCTTTCGTTGGCGGAGGATCTGATCGAAAATAAATACGCGACGTGCGATTGGAACCGTCGCCGCTAA
- a CDS encoding DUF5058 family protein, whose product MPQEVFQVANNAVVWFLCFIVVAVALIQSLLYIRLSLKAADAIGFERRNVYKGLWTGAVSSVGPSFAVFLVMVGLISAVGAPIAWLRCSIIGSAPIEMTGAMLGAQAYGVELNSPQYDLNALAASWWTMAVNGIGWLVVAAVLTPHLEKVRAKFGGGDARWLVLIAVAATTGCYGYLSADTIGKALRNYKKALAAGGSGMVPLQPMVATIAAGIAMAVLIRVSKKRPKLREYNLGLAMLAGMIVAAFF is encoded by the coding sequence ATGCCGCAGGAAGTTTTTCAAGTTGCGAACAACGCGGTGGTGTGGTTCCTGTGCTTTATCGTCGTGGCGGTGGCGCTGATCCAGTCGCTGCTCTACATCCGCCTGTCGCTGAAGGCCGCGGACGCGATCGGTTTCGAACGCCGCAACGTGTACAAGGGATTGTGGACGGGCGCGGTCTCTTCGGTGGGGCCGTCGTTCGCGGTGTTCCTCGTCATGGTCGGCCTGATCAGCGCGGTGGGCGCGCCGATCGCGTGGCTGCGCTGCTCGATCATCGGCTCGGCGCCGATCGAGATGACGGGCGCGATGCTGGGCGCCCAGGCGTACGGCGTGGAGCTCAACTCGCCCCAGTACGATCTGAACGCGCTGGCCGCCTCGTGGTGGACGATGGCCGTCAACGGCATCGGCTGGCTGGTCGTGGCCGCGGTGCTGACGCCCCATCTGGAGAAGGTGCGCGCCAAGTTCGGCGGCGGCGACGCCCGCTGGCTGGTGCTCATCGCCGTGGCGGCGACGACGGGCTGCTACGGGTATCTCAGCGCCGACACGATCGGCAAGGCTCTGCGCAATTACAAAAAGGCGCTCGCCGCGGGCGGCTCGGGCATGGTCCCGCTGCAGCCGATGGTCGCCACGATCGCCGCCGGCATCGCCATGGCGGTCCTGATCCGCGTGTCGAAGAAGCGTCCCAAGCTGCGCGAGTACAATCTCGGTCTGGCCATGCTGGCCGGCATGATCGTGGCCGCGTTCTTTTGA
- a CDS encoding UTRA domain-containing protein, which translates to MYEQYWDRLSTQTLEISLKVPHDQDIQNFLNLGKKEQTTYLIRSQCIEETPVFVFEHYLPQRFDLSIFKAAGDFISMKEMLTSKFNTMICRVHEKLAVRIPPKKITDYLKVAEHTPVLRVRRFLSDNQGKPVWVSNQYVFTDKWEYEMDSTLNY; encoded by the coding sequence GTGTATGAGCAATATTGGGATCGACTTTCAACCCAAACGTTGGAGATTTCCCTGAAAGTCCCGCACGATCAGGACATTCAAAATTTCCTGAATTTGGGCAAAAAGGAACAAACGACTTATTTGATCCGCAGTCAATGTATCGAAGAAACTCCCGTTTTCGTCTTTGAGCATTATCTTCCGCAGCGTTTTGACCTCTCCATTTTCAAAGCGGCAGGAGATTTTATCTCCATGAAAGAGATGCTGACCTCTAAATTCAACACCATGATTTGCCGCGTTCACGAGAAACTTGCCGTTCGTATCCCGCCTAAAAAGATCACGGACTATTTGAAGGTTGCTGAGCACACTCCGGTTCTAAGAGTTCGTCGTTTCCTTTCCGACAACCAGGGGAAACCTGTCTGGGTCAGCAATCAATATGTTTTTACCGATAAATGGGAATACGAGATGGATTCTACACTTAACTATTGA
- a CDS encoding PucR family transcriptional regulator yields MAVTVRDILNMPEFKGFRLLAGAGGLGREVLRTTVGDAPDCYKWSQGGEFVITSGYPFRDLESVERLIRGCCESGNAALGIKLGRYLGELPRQALDLAEALGFPLISIPLEMPFAEILHPVQSRVISDQAHLLRYSGTVQKAFFDLNVQCASLEDLLETLRSFTHLDLALRCTESSFDRVCADEGPFREALASLPLPEVLKRYPWEKISLCGENVSAWLVFDASPERLREPWSEIPVTQAKGALLLFFQRWSSGAQVERRYRNEFVMDILMNNLRLKDEVWNRSRSFGWDLAGAKKVVVCDIDDYKNRLTRAMAAGQGPAALEESKARIFAVCREFIGRMGRRVPFAEMSDSAAFILSSRGIFEEEQRQLERILTPMMEQIVEQTGFSVTVGVGGRCGDVFLCWKGYNQARMALELARRTSGGNRVAWWDRMGAPRVLGAALREPAAREFVEARLGPLLRFDAARKEEPLLRTLETMVACNWSVKKSAAALALHYNTLKYRWGKICSLLSDDFSSSESRFCVELAIKLKQMDDFGGESLS; encoded by the coding sequence ATGGCTGTAACCGTGCGGGACATTCTCAACATGCCCGAGTTCAAGGGTTTTCGCCTGCTGGCCGGAGCCGGCGGGCTGGGGCGCGAAGTGCTGCGCACGACGGTGGGGGACGCGCCCGACTGTTATAAATGGTCGCAGGGCGGCGAGTTCGTGATCACCTCTGGCTATCCGTTCCGCGACCTGGAAAGCGTGGAGCGTTTGATCCGCGGCTGCTGCGAGTCGGGCAACGCCGCTTTGGGGATCAAGCTGGGGCGTTACCTCGGCGAGCTGCCGCGGCAGGCTCTCGATCTGGCGGAGGCGCTCGGCTTCCCGCTGATCTCCATTCCGCTGGAAATGCCGTTCGCGGAGATCCTTCATCCCGTGCAGTCGCGCGTGATCAGCGATCAGGCGCATCTGCTCCGCTATTCGGGAACGGTGCAGAAGGCTTTCTTCGACCTGAACGTGCAGTGCGCGAGCCTCGAGGATCTGTTGGAAACGTTGCGCAGCTTCACTCATCTCGATCTGGCGCTGCGCTGTACGGAAAGTTCTTTCGACCGCGTCTGCGCCGACGAGGGGCCTTTTCGGGAAGCGCTGGCGTCGCTGCCGCTTCCCGAAGTGCTGAAACGTTATCCGTGGGAGAAAATTTCTCTCTGCGGCGAGAACGTTTCCGCCTGGCTCGTCTTCGACGCTTCCCCCGAACGCCTGCGCGAGCCATGGAGCGAGATCCCCGTCACGCAGGCCAAGGGCGCGCTGCTGCTGTTCTTCCAGCGCTGGAGCTCGGGCGCGCAGGTGGAGCGGCGCTACCGCAACGAGTTCGTCATGGACATCCTCATGAACAATCTGCGCCTCAAGGACGAGGTCTGGAACCGCTCGCGCTCTTTCGGCTGGGATCTGGCCGGCGCCAAGAAGGTCGTGGTCTGCGACATCGACGACTACAAGAACCGCCTCACCCGCGCCATGGCCGCCGGACAGGGGCCGGCCGCTCTGGAGGAGTCGAAGGCGCGCATCTTCGCCGTCTGCCGCGAGTTCATCGGCCGCATGGGCAGGCGCGTCCCGTTTGCCGAGATGAGCGATTCGGCGGCGTTTATCCTTTCCTCGCGGGGAATTTTCGAGGAAGAGCAGCGCCAGTTGGAACGCATTTTGACGCCGATGATGGAGCAGATCGTGGAACAGACGGGTTTTTCCGTCACCGTGGGCGTCGGCGGCCGCTGCGGCGACGTGTTCCTCTGCTGGAAGGGCTACAATCAGGCGCGCATGGCGCTGGAACTGGCGCGGCGGACGTCCGGCGGCAACCGCGTCGCCTGGTGGGACCGCATGGGCGCGCCGCGCGTGCTCGGCGCGGCGCTGCGGGAACCGGCGGCGCGGGAGTTCGTCGAAGCGAGGCTGGGGCCGCTGCTCCGTTTCGACGCGGCGAGAAAGGAAGAGCCGCTGCTGCGCACGCTGGAGACGATGGTCGCCTGCAACTGGAGCGTGAAAAAGAGCGCCGCGGCGCTGGCGCTTCATTACAACACGCTCAAGTACCGCTGGGGAAAGATCTGTTCGCTGCTGAGCGACGATTTTTCCAGCAGCGAAAGCCGTTTCTGCGTGGAACTGGCGATCAAGCTGAAACAAATGGACGATTTCGGCGGCGAATCTTTGTCCTGA
- the rlmN gene encoding 23S rRNA (adenine(2503)-C(2))-methyltransferase RlmN, whose product MENDELNVTNAPEKATKRNAFEMTLADWERFVQEELDMPRYTADQLCQWIYKKKVFDFRAMTNLSKALRERLPELLEIRLPKLAKRQTAADGTRKYLWRLDDGEYVESVLMDHGNHYTACISSQVGCPLRCEFCATGQQGFKRNLSAGEIVSHFAAMESDVGHDINNVVFMGMGEPLLNYENVVKAVRMFLEPKMRGLSVRHVTISTSGIPEGIRRLADEGLDIYLCLSLHAPNNELRSRIMPVNERFPLGAVFSALEYWQKKTGVRLTIEYVMLKNVNDTPDCAYELATLFSNLQVYVNLIPYNPVAGTQFARPSASRIAPFMKILKGLNVECEVRKEHGADIDAACGQLRGKTVS is encoded by the coding sequence ATGGAAAACGACGAACTGAACGTGACGAACGCGCCCGAAAAAGCGACGAAACGGAACGCCTTCGAGATGACGCTGGCCGACTGGGAGCGTTTCGTGCAGGAAGAGCTGGACATGCCGCGTTACACGGCCGACCAGCTGTGCCAGTGGATCTACAAGAAGAAAGTCTTCGACTTCAGGGCCATGACCAATCTGTCCAAAGCGCTGCGCGAGCGTCTGCCCGAGCTGCTGGAGATCCGGCTGCCGAAGCTGGCCAAGCGGCAGACGGCCGCCGACGGCACGCGCAAGTACCTGTGGCGGCTCGACGACGGCGAGTACGTCGAGTCGGTGCTGATGGACCACGGCAACCATTACACGGCCTGCATCTCCTCTCAGGTCGGCTGTCCGCTGCGCTGCGAATTTTGCGCCACGGGGCAGCAGGGCTTCAAGCGCAACCTCAGCGCCGGCGAGATCGTCTCGCATTTCGCGGCCATGGAGTCCGACGTCGGGCACGACATCAACAACGTCGTCTTCATGGGCATGGGCGAGCCGCTTCTCAATTACGAGAACGTCGTCAAAGCCGTGCGCATGTTCCTCGAGCCGAAGATGCGGGGCTTGAGCGTGCGGCACGTCACCATCTCCACGTCAGGCATCCCCGAGGGCATCCGCCGCCTCGCCGACGAAGGGCTGGACATCTACCTGTGCCTGTCGCTGCACGCGCCTAACAACGAGTTGAGATCGCGCATCATGCCCGTGAACGAGCGCTTCCCGCTCGGCGCCGTGTTCAGCGCGCTCGAATACTGGCAGAAGAAGACCGGCGTGCGCCTCACCATCGAGTACGTCATGCTCAAGAACGTCAACGACACGCCCGACTGCGCCTACGAGCTGGCGACGCTGTTCTCGAACCTGCAGGTCTACGTGAACCTGATCCCGTACAACCCCGTGGCCGGCACGCAATTCGCCCGCCCTTCGGCCAGCCGCATCGCGCCGTTCATGAAGATCCTCAAAGGGCTGAACGTGGAGTGCGAGGTGCGCAAGGAACACGGGGCCGACATCGACGCCGCCTGCGGACAGCTGCGCGGCAAGACGGTCAGTTAA
- a CDS encoding GntR family transcriptional regulator: MTIPLYYQIYRDLQYKICEGLYKPGAMLPTEAELEKIYGTSRAPVR, translated from the coding sequence ATGACTATACCTCTTTATTATCAGATTTATCGCGATTTACAGTACAAAATCTGCGAAGGGCTCTATAAGCCGGGGGCAATGCTGCCGACAGAAGCCGAACTCGAGAAAATTTACGGGACCAGTCGCGCCCCGGTACGATAG
- a CDS encoding lactate racemase domain-containing protein has protein sequence MKTYEVKMGRGVQRWQSPYDYIVPQPRGRGLCGASCSVEEALDRPIASPALEDLAKDARRIAIVVPDVTRGWCRAPEMSAAVRKRLAVNKTAEVTWIVGTGQHRAVEERDKELVFGGAMMSGDRWHSHSCEEVVDTGLVTPLGTPVTLDSAFVAADLAVLVGGIAFHDMAGFSGGRKMIMPGVSGRLSIVKNHNHCLKDGGLNPATDSGLLERNPMAQDQRAYADLALRGKKCFILNTIADGAGQPAAWVAGDVWKAWETGCETCRSFASLWIPRKAARAVSSCGGFPLDLDLYQATKALFSPLSALEPGAPIVLVADLEDSLGPGDFEASLRSSLHDAPAFVRRMETAFTIPGYIALRAVLELRGRPAALVTSRENVPFPGQVFRDMQSAEMWLQEQSGTGGTSILIPSGNAVHVFAAE, from the coding sequence ATGAAAACTTACGAGGTGAAAATGGGCCGCGGCGTGCAGCGCTGGCAGAGCCCGTATGACTATATCGTCCCGCAGCCGCGCGGCCGCGGCCTGTGCGGCGCGTCATGCTCCGTCGAGGAAGCGCTTGACCGCCCCATCGCTTCTCCCGCGCTGGAGGATCTGGCGAAAGACGCCCGCCGCATCGCCATCGTCGTGCCCGACGTCACGCGCGGCTGGTGCCGCGCCCCCGAGATGAGCGCGGCGGTAAGAAAGCGCCTCGCCGTCAACAAGACGGCCGAAGTGACGTGGATCGTGGGCACGGGGCAGCACCGCGCCGTGGAGGAACGGGACAAAGAACTGGTCTTCGGCGGCGCGATGATGTCAGGCGACCGCTGGCACAGCCACAGCTGCGAAGAAGTCGTGGACACGGGCTTGGTCACGCCGCTGGGCACGCCGGTCACGCTCGATTCGGCCTTCGTCGCCGCCGACTTGGCGGTGCTGGTGGGCGGCATCGCGTTCCACGATATGGCCGGCTTTTCGGGCGGGCGCAAGATGATCATGCCCGGCGTTTCCGGACGCCTTTCGATCGTCAAGAACCACAACCACTGCCTCAAGGACGGCGGGTTGAATCCCGCCACAGACAGCGGCCTGCTGGAACGCAACCCGATGGCGCAGGATCAGCGCGCTTACGCCGATCTGGCGCTGCGCGGCAAAAAGTGCTTTATCCTCAACACGATCGCCGACGGCGCAGGGCAACCGGCGGCGTGGGTGGCCGGCGACGTCTGGAAAGCGTGGGAGACGGGCTGCGAGACGTGCCGCTCCTTCGCTTCGCTGTGGATCCCGCGCAAAGCGGCGCGCGCCGTCTCTTCCTGCGGCGGCTTCCCGCTGGACCTCGACCTTTACCAGGCCACCAAGGCGCTGTTTTCGCCGCTGTCGGCCCTGGAGCCCGGGGCGCCGATCGTGCTCGTCGCCGATCTGGAAGACAGTCTCGGCCCCGGCGATTTCGAAGCGTCGCTGCGCAGTTCGCTGCACGATGCGCCGGCCTTTGTGCGCCGCATGGAAACGGCGTTCACGATCCCCGGATACATCGCCCTGCGCGCCGTGCTGGAACTGCGCGGGCGTCCCGCGGCGCTGGTGACTTCGCGCGAGAACGTGCCTTTTCCCGGGCAGGTTTTCCGCGACATGCAGTCGGCCGAGATGTGGCTGCAGGAACAGTCGGGAACGGGCGGCACCTCGATCCTGATTCCCAGCGGCAACGCCGTCCACGTCTTCGCCGCGGAATAA